In Mucilaginibacter sp. KACC 22063, the genomic stretch TATAAAAACAACCTCGTGTTGTACATCATCGGGGCAACCATTATACTTGCTGTGGCACTGATCTACATTAACCCTTTAGCCAGTTTTTTTAGTTTCGCGCCATTGTCAGCCGACAGACTGGGGCTTAGTGCAATCACCGGATTTATTGCCGCAGTATGGTTTGAGCTGATCAAATGGAGGAAGCGCGTTATTAAAACCTCAGCTTCCCCTGTCAAACGCTAACAGATCACTTCTGCCGGTGAGCGCCGTCATATTTTTATCGCCAATAACCCGATAATTTCGATGTATAACATTAACTGACGATGCCTTCATACTGGCGATTAACTGCGGTTCCAGGCACGCTTAGCATTTAATTAATAATCATTAGCAGCATGAATACGTTAAATGAAAGAGAGGTTCAAAAGATACATGCTTATTGGCAGGCCGCTAATTACCTGTCTGCGGGCCAGATCTATCTGCAGGCCAATCCTCTTCTAAAGGAACCGCTTAAAGCAGAAGATATTAAGCCACGCCTTTTAGGCCATTGGGGAACGTCTCCGGGTTTAAATATGATCTACGTGCACCTAAACCGGCTCATCAAAAATACCGATGCCGATATTATTTACATCTGTGGCCCGGGGCATGGTGCGCCGGCTATTATCGCGCACACTTACCTGGAAGGCACTTACTCCGAGTTATATCCCGAAGTAACGCCGGATGAAAAAGGGATGAACCATTTTTTCCGACAGTTCTCCACACCGGGAGGTATCCCAAGCCATGTCGGTGCGCACACACCCGGCTCCATCCACGAAGGTGGCGAGCTCGGTTATTCACTGGCACATGCCTTTGGGGCGGTATTTGACAATCCCGGCCTGATCGCTGCCTGTGTAGTTGGTGATGGCGAGGCCGAAACCTGCCCGCTGGAGGGAAGCTGGAAATCAATCAACTTTTTAAACCCGGTGCGTGACGGAGCAGTATTGCCTATCCTTCACTTAAACGGCTACAAGATATCCGGCCCGACAGTGCTGGCCAGGTTTAGTGATGAGGAACTAACCCAGCTATTTTGCGGCTATGGCTACGATGTTTTATTCGTAACCGGAGATGATCCGATAGCTGTTCACCATCAATTAGCGGGCACGCTCGATGAAGCCTATCGCAGGATACGGTCAATTCAAGACCGTGCCCGCGTTAAAGACGCTGCGGATCACGTGCAATGGCCGATGATCATTTTACGCACGCCCAAGGGCTGGACAGGGCCAAAGGAATGGGACGGCCTGCCCATTGAAGGCACGTTCCGGTCGCACCAGGTACCCTTAACAGGGGTAAGGGAGGATGCGGACAAGCTGGCGTACATAGAAAACTGGATGAGAAGTTACCAGCCAGAACGGCTTTTCGACGAAAGTGGCAGGTTGTTGCCGGAACTGGCTGAAATAGCGCCCACTGGTCAGAAGCGTATGAGTGCGCAGCCCTTTGCTAATGCCGGTCTATTGCTGAAAGAACTGCAATTACCTCAACCGGAAAGTTACGCGCTTAAGGTATCTGCACCCGGCGTGGCGGAAGCGGAAAGTACCCGTAACCTTGGTA encodes the following:
- a CDS encoding phosphoketolase family protein, which encodes MNTLNEREVQKIHAYWQAANYLSAGQIYLQANPLLKEPLKAEDIKPRLLGHWGTSPGLNMIYVHLNRLIKNTDADIIYICGPGHGAPAIIAHTYLEGTYSELYPEVTPDEKGMNHFFRQFSTPGGIPSHVGAHTPGSIHEGGELGYSLAHAFGAVFDNPGLIAACVVGDGEAETCPLEGSWKSINFLNPVRDGAVLPILHLNGYKISGPTVLARFSDEELTQLFCGYGYDVLFVTGDDPIAVHHQLAGTLDEAYRRIRSIQDRARVKDAADHVQWPMIILRTPKGWTGPKEWDGLPIEGTFRSHQVPLTGVREDADKLAYIENWMRSYQPERLFDESGRLLPELAEIAPTGQKRMSAQPFANAGLLLKELQLPQPESYALKVSAPGVAEAESTRNLGKYIRDVFSLNADTQNFRLFCPDETSSNRLEAVFEVTERCFMEKTLPTDVSLNANGRVMEVLSEHLCEGWLEGYLLTGRHGLFPCYEAFVTIVDSMMSQHAKWLKTAAELPWRKPVASLNYLLTSHVWRQDNNGYSHQGPGFIDAVVNKKSAVARIYLPPDANTLLCVMDHCLRSRDYINVIVAGKQPELQWLNIDDAVKHVAQGASAWEWAGNSADDAPDIVLACAGDVPTLETVAAAWLLRHHLPELKVRVVNVIDLMSLSPQAYHPHGMSNELFTSLFTDTAHVIFAFHGYVRIIHDLVHGRPDPARFHVRGYMEEGTTTTPFDMVVLNEMSRYHLAMEAVKRIGIVQTRADNFLTYCQSMLQRHHQYIWQHLDDMPEVKDWKWTPAS